In Rosa chinensis cultivar Old Blush chromosome 1, RchiOBHm-V2, whole genome shotgun sequence, a genomic segment contains:
- the LOC112194712 gene encoding peptidyl-prolyl cis-trans isomerase FKBP53 isoform X1 has translation MGGFWGIEVKPGKQYPIEFPEDEEARLRITQATLGLGDSKGRSIVQCSVGDKSPIFLCSLVPKKNESCPLNLEFEEDGELVTFSVIGKQSVHLSGYFETYDEGEAVGEGYESDSSEEDIGESGSQESSDYGSDDQYELIDSDLDMDRSSPPTKSGVIIEEIEDDDKPTNGKGQSKPLLEFNQSNGSEDNTKGAGVPVLESEDDDGFPISTKNKTNIEKPESATGHRDKVTEKTKKRKAKDGDDAAGLKRKVENIDQDHQEGQKKSKKKQQLKDGSTDEKEKQPEVLKSKNEHGQLLSNKKVAFCSSVEQNNYACIHDRSPDIKMDSDPTENQTGEKKKKKKKKKKSQETEEKTNADQTAANMEKSNGKSSSKVRTFPNGLVIEEVSMGRPDGKRADPGKKVSVRYIGKLKNGKQFDANVIGPPFKFTLGVGQVISGWDVGVKGMRVGDKRRLTVPPSMGYGQRGAPPAIPPNSWLVFDVELVAVN, from the exons ATGGGCGGCTTTTGGG GAATTGAAGTAAAACCAGGGAAACAGTATCCTATTGAATTTCCAGAAGATGAGGAAGCAAGGCTTAGGATTACTCAG GCGACTTTAGGTCTCGGCGACTCAAAGGGGAGGAGCATAGTTCAGTGTTCCGTTGGAGATAAGAGTCCTAtctttttgtgttctttggtacCTAAGAAGAACGAATCGTGTCCCTTGAATCTTGAATTTGAGGAGGATGGTGAGTTGGTGACCTTTTCAGTCATTGGCAAGCAAAGCGTCCATCTCTCTGGCTACTTTGAGACTTATGATGAAGGCGAAGCTGTTGGAGAAGGATATGAGTC AGATTCGTCTGAGGAGGATATTGGTGAGTCTGGGTCACAGGAGTCATCAGATTATGGTAGTGATGACCAATATGAGCTAATTGATAGTGATCTTGACATGGACCGGTCTTCACCTCCTACCAAAAGTGGAG TTATAATTGAGGAGATTGAGGACGATGACAAGCCCACTAATGGAAAGGGTCAATCTAAACCTCTACTTGAATTCAATCAGTCAAATGGCTCTGAGGACAATACAAAAGGTGCAGGTGTCCCTGTTTTGGAAAGTGAAGATGACGATGGCTTTCCAATATCCacgaaaaacaaaaccaatattGAGAAGCCTGAATCAGCAACAGGACACAGAGATAAAGTAACTGAGAAAACCAAGAAGAGGAAAGCaaaagatggtgatgatgctgCTGGATTAAAAAGGAAGGTTGAAAATATTGACCAAGATCATCAAGAAGG GCAAAAGAAGAGTAAGAAAAAGCAGCAACTTAAAGATGGAAGTACTGATGAAAAGGAAAAGCAACCTGAGGTCTTGAAGAGCAAAAATGAGCATGGACAACTGCTATCTAATAAGAA AGTTGCTTTTTGCTCTTCCGTTGAACAAAATAATTATGCTTGTATACACGACAGGAGCCCTGACATCAAAATGGACTCTGATCCTACTGAGAATCAGAcaggagagaaaaagaagaagaagaagaagaagaagaaatcccAGGAGACTGAAGAAAAAACTAATGCTGATCAAACTGCTGCTAATATGGAAAAAAGCAATGGCAAGTCATCATCTAAAGTGAGAACCTTTCCAAATGGATTGGTTATCGAGGAGGTTTCTATGGGTCGACCAGATGGCAAAAGAGCTGATCCGGGAAAGAAG GTCAGTGTTCGCTACATTGGGAAGCTAAAGAATGGGAAACAATTTGACGCAAATGTTATAGGGCCACCGTTCAAATTCACATTAG GTGTAGGACAAGTTATATCAGGATGGGATGTTGGGGTTAAAG GTATGCGCGTTGGGGACAAAAGAAGACTCACCGTTCCACCATCAATGGG GTATGGACAGAGAGGTGCTCCCCCTGCGATACCACCAAACTCATGGCTTGTGTTTGATGTCGAGTTGGTTGCTGTTAATTGA
- the LOC112194712 gene encoding peptidyl-prolyl cis-trans isomerase FKBP53 isoform X2 — protein sequence MGGFWGIEVKPGKQYPIEFPEDEEARLRITQATLGLGDSKGRSIVQCSVGDKSPIFLCSLVPKKNESCPLNLEFEEDGELVTFSVIGKQSVHLSGYFETYDEGEAVGEGYESDSSEEDIGESGSQESSDYGSDDQYELIDSDLDMDRSSPPTKSGVIIEEIEDDDKPTNGKGQSKPLLEFNQSNGSEDNTKGAGVPVLESEDDDGFPISTKNKTNIEKPESATGHRDKVTEKTKKRKAKDGDDAAGLKRKVENIDQDHQEGQKKSKKKQQLKDGSTDEKEKQPEVLKSKNEHGQLLSNKKSPDIKMDSDPTENQTGEKKKKKKKKKKSQETEEKTNADQTAANMEKSNGKSSSKVRTFPNGLVIEEVSMGRPDGKRADPGKKVSVRYIGKLKNGKQFDANVIGPPFKFTLGVGQVISGWDVGVKGMRVGDKRRLTVPPSMGYGQRGAPPAIPPNSWLVFDVELVAVN from the exons ATGGGCGGCTTTTGGG GAATTGAAGTAAAACCAGGGAAACAGTATCCTATTGAATTTCCAGAAGATGAGGAAGCAAGGCTTAGGATTACTCAG GCGACTTTAGGTCTCGGCGACTCAAAGGGGAGGAGCATAGTTCAGTGTTCCGTTGGAGATAAGAGTCCTAtctttttgtgttctttggtacCTAAGAAGAACGAATCGTGTCCCTTGAATCTTGAATTTGAGGAGGATGGTGAGTTGGTGACCTTTTCAGTCATTGGCAAGCAAAGCGTCCATCTCTCTGGCTACTTTGAGACTTATGATGAAGGCGAAGCTGTTGGAGAAGGATATGAGTC AGATTCGTCTGAGGAGGATATTGGTGAGTCTGGGTCACAGGAGTCATCAGATTATGGTAGTGATGACCAATATGAGCTAATTGATAGTGATCTTGACATGGACCGGTCTTCACCTCCTACCAAAAGTGGAG TTATAATTGAGGAGATTGAGGACGATGACAAGCCCACTAATGGAAAGGGTCAATCTAAACCTCTACTTGAATTCAATCAGTCAAATGGCTCTGAGGACAATACAAAAGGTGCAGGTGTCCCTGTTTTGGAAAGTGAAGATGACGATGGCTTTCCAATATCCacgaaaaacaaaaccaatattGAGAAGCCTGAATCAGCAACAGGACACAGAGATAAAGTAACTGAGAAAACCAAGAAGAGGAAAGCaaaagatggtgatgatgctgCTGGATTAAAAAGGAAGGTTGAAAATATTGACCAAGATCATCAAGAAGG GCAAAAGAAGAGTAAGAAAAAGCAGCAACTTAAAGATGGAAGTACTGATGAAAAGGAAAAGCAACCTGAGGTCTTGAAGAGCAAAAATGAGCATGGACAACTGCTATCTAATAAGAA GAGCCCTGACATCAAAATGGACTCTGATCCTACTGAGAATCAGAcaggagagaaaaagaagaagaagaagaagaagaagaaatcccAGGAGACTGAAGAAAAAACTAATGCTGATCAAACTGCTGCTAATATGGAAAAAAGCAATGGCAAGTCATCATCTAAAGTGAGAACCTTTCCAAATGGATTGGTTATCGAGGAGGTTTCTATGGGTCGACCAGATGGCAAAAGAGCTGATCCGGGAAAGAAG GTCAGTGTTCGCTACATTGGGAAGCTAAAGAATGGGAAACAATTTGACGCAAATGTTATAGGGCCACCGTTCAAATTCACATTAG GTGTAGGACAAGTTATATCAGGATGGGATGTTGGGGTTAAAG GTATGCGCGTTGGGGACAAAAGAAGACTCACCGTTCCACCATCAATGGG GTATGGACAGAGAGGTGCTCCCCCTGCGATACCACCAAACTCATGGCTTGTGTTTGATGTCGAGTTGGTTGCTGTTAATTGA
- the LOC112194724 gene encoding enolase gives MATTIKLIKARQIFDSRGNPTVEVDVTLSDGTLARAAVPSGASTGVYEALELRDGGSDYLGKGVLKAVENVNGIIGPALIGKDPTEQTQIDNYMVQQLDGTTNEWGWCKQKLGANAILAVSLAVCKAGAIVKKIPLYKHIANLAGNKTLVLPVPAFNVINGGSHAGNKLAMQEFMILPVGASSFKEAMKMGVEVYHHLKAVIKKKYGQDATNVGDEGGFAPNIQENKEGLELLKTAIAKAGYTGKVVIGMDVAASEFYDDKDKTYDLNFKEEKNDGSQRISGDSLKNVYKSFVTEYPIVSIEDPFDQDDWEHYAKMTAEIGEQVQIVGDDLLVTNPKRVEKAIKEKSCNALLLKVNQIGSVTESIEAVKMSKRAGWGVMASHRSGETEDTFIADLSVGLATGQIKTGAPCRSERLAKYNQLLRIEEELGPAAVYAGSKFRVPVEPY, from the exons ATGGCGACCACGATCAAGCTCATCAAGGCCCGTCAGATCTTCGACAGCCGTGGAAATCCCACCGTTGAA GTTGATGTTACTCTTTCCGATGGAACTCTGGCCAGAGCGGCCGTGCCGAGTGGAGCTTCCACag GTGTATATGAAGCACTGGAGTTGAGAGATGGCGGATCGGATTACCTTGGGAAGGGTGTCCTGAAG GCTGTGGAGAATGTGAATGGTATCATTGGACCTGCCTTGATTGGAAAG GACCCAACAGAACAGACCCAAATTGACAATTATATGGTTCAACAGCTTGATGGAACTACAAATGAATGGGGTTGGTGCAAACAGAAG CTTGGAGCAAATGCAATATTGGCAGTGTCTCTTGCTGTTTGTAAAGCAGGTGCCATTGTGAAAAAGATACCCCTATACAAG CACATAGCCAATCTTGCTGGAAACAAGACCTTGGTTCTGCCTGTTCctgcatttaatgtcatcaatGGAGGTTCTCATGCTGGCAATAAACTAGCCATGCAg GAATTTATGATTCTCCCTGTTGGAGCATCTTCTTTTAAGGAAGCCATGAAGATGGGTGTAGAAGTATATCATCATCTGAAG GCTGTAATTAAGAAGAAGTATGGACAAGATGCCACAAATGTTGGGGATGAAGGTGGCTTTGCACCCAATATTCAG GAAAACAAAGAGGGTCTTGAACTTCTGAAGACAGCTATTGCTAAAGCTGGATATACCGGAAAG GTTGTTATTGGGATGGATGTTGCTGCTTCAGAATTCTATGATGATAAGGATAAGACTTATGATTTGAATTTCAAGGAAGAG AAAAATGACGGATCACAAAGAATATCAGGAGACAGTCTGAAGAATGTTTACAAGTCATTTGTTACAGAGTATCCAATTGTGTCAATTGAAGATCCCTTTGATCAGGATGACTGGGAACACTATGCTAAGATGACTGCAGAAATTGGCGAGCAAGTGCAAATTGTTGGTGATGATCTCCTTGTTACAAACCCAAAG CGAGTGGAGAAAGCAATCAAGGAGAAGAGCTGCAATGCCCTTCTTTTGaag GTGAATCAAATTGGTTCAGTAACCGAAAGTATTGAAGCTGTGAAAATGTCAAAACGTGCTGGATGGGGTGTCATGGCAAGTCACCGAAG TGGTGAAACTGAGGATACTTTCATTGCTGACCTTTCTGTGGGGCTTGCAACG GGCCAGATTAAGACTGGAGCTCCATGCAGATCCGAGCGTCTTGCTAAGTACAACCAG CTTCTTAGAATTGAAGAGGAGCTTGGGCCTGCAGCAGTCTATGCTGGATCAAAATTCAGAGTACCAGTGGAGCCATACTGA